Proteins encoded within one genomic window of Mycolicibacterium aubagnense:
- a CDS encoding universal stress protein, protein MTNPRAGLPVVVGIDGSDAAIRAALWAIDEAMVRSVPLRLVAALSPAHLERSHGTADPSVAHADTALRAAADAVAATGKPVQIETVQKHTAPTTLLLDESRSAALLCVGSVGIDRIAARVLGSTAEAVASRAQCPVAIVRSHSGTSVHTERSSGRNGWVALSFNTSGDHDELAAVAFREAALRNTGVIAVLVPSSAQTTARDSLVDRIIADWSSRYPDVPVQSWMAARSLDEFIASSEVPIQLAVIGPPDAHHLQRLVGPANGLSHFTQTECSVIVVRH, encoded by the coding sequence ATGACGAACCCTCGTGCCGGCCTGCCCGTTGTCGTCGGCATCGACGGCTCCGATGCGGCTATCCGGGCGGCGCTGTGGGCCATTGATGAAGCTATGGTCCGAAGTGTTCCGTTACGGTTGGTGGCCGCGCTCTCGCCGGCACATCTCGAACGCTCGCATGGGACGGCCGATCCATCGGTGGCGCATGCAGATACGGCACTGCGGGCCGCAGCAGACGCAGTGGCGGCCACTGGCAAGCCGGTGCAGATCGAGACTGTCCAAAAGCACACCGCCCCAACCACCCTGCTCCTCGACGAGTCACGATCTGCCGCTCTCCTGTGCGTGGGTTCGGTAGGCATAGATCGGATAGCTGCCAGAGTCTTGGGGTCGACCGCCGAAGCTGTCGCAAGCCGCGCGCAGTGTCCGGTCGCCATCGTCCGCTCGCATAGCGGGACATCTGTGCACACCGAACGTTCATCGGGTCGCAATGGATGGGTTGCTCTGTCCTTCAACACTTCTGGCGATCATGACGAGCTTGCGGCGGTCGCATTCCGCGAGGCCGCGCTGCGCAACACCGGGGTGATCGCGGTCCTCGTACCGTCGTCGGCCCAGACAACCGCACGCGATTCACTCGTCGACAGAATCATCGCAGACTGGTCGTCCCGCTACCCGGATGTTCCGGTCCAGAGCTGGATGGCCGCCAGGTCACTCGACGAATTCATCGCCAGCAGTGAGGTTCCCATCCAGTTGGCAGTGATCGGACCGCCTGACGCCCACCACCTCCAACGGCTGGTCGGCCCGGCGAACGGTCTGTCGCATTTTACGCAAACCGAATGCTCGGTCATCGTCGTGCGCCACTAA
- a CDS encoding DUF1876 domain-containing protein, translating into MSFGQARTLKRWTVYVSIDERDGHTRAKARLYWSDKESVGFGAARCNPADRDISDIGDELAVARALRDLADQLLVAASHDIAVSTQQPVTSVH; encoded by the coding sequence ATGAGTTTTGGTCAAGCCAGAACGCTTAAGCGCTGGACAGTGTACGTCTCCATCGACGAACGCGATGGCCACACTCGCGCCAAGGCACGCTTGTATTGGAGCGACAAAGAATCGGTGGGTTTTGGCGCGGCGCGGTGCAATCCGGCCGACCGAGACATCAGCGATATCGGAGACGAACTCGCTGTCGCTCGTGCACTTCGCGACCTGGCCGATCAGTTGCTCGTCGCGGCCAGCCACGATATCGCAGTCAGCACTCAACAGCCCGTAACTTCCGTGCACTGA
- a CDS encoding Hsp20/alpha crystallin family protein: MSSKLPVQHRPRSFWPDFTELFAGLPAWPSMHPVFDNHIIRVEDEMTEDNYQVRAELPGIDPEKDVDITVRDGVLTIKAERSEKKESNGRSEFSYGSFVRSVTLPSGADEDGIKAGYDKGILTVTVPVSAVKSAEKHVAIEPAK; encoded by the coding sequence ATGTCATCGAAACTTCCTGTCCAACACCGGCCGCGCTCGTTCTGGCCGGACTTCACCGAGCTGTTTGCCGGCCTGCCGGCCTGGCCCAGCATGCACCCGGTCTTCGACAACCACATCATCCGGGTCGAGGACGAGATGACAGAGGACAACTACCAGGTTCGCGCTGAACTGCCGGGCATCGATCCGGAAAAGGATGTCGATATCACCGTGCGCGACGGCGTCTTGACCATCAAGGCCGAACGCAGCGAGAAGAAGGAATCAAACGGGCGCTCCGAGTTCAGTTACGGCTCGTTCGTGCGTTCGGTGACGCTGCCGTCGGGCGCCGATGAAGATGGCATCAAAGCCGGATACGACAAAGGCATTCTGACGGTCACGGTACCGGTCAGTGCCGTCAAGTCGGCCGAGAAGCACGTGGCGATCGAGCCTGCCAAGTGA
- a CDS encoding SRPBCC family protein, producing MAISALLYAARRYYRNWGTTKQECRHKLPGDELVRSPALQSTEGVWIDAPVEAVWPWLTQLGQDRAGFYTFETIESLLGLEFHVDTTIHPDWQRLSPGDPVRLAPPGWFGRKYGLVLTVSRIVENQTIVLSGAPPEFPWHAVWSFHLEPHYDDQCRLLVRTRAGLRHPGQLFITELAGPAVTLTVRGMLLGIKDRVETAQRAHEKPRTGTAQGA from the coding sequence GTGGCCATCTCGGCTCTGCTGTACGCCGCACGGCGCTACTACCGCAATTGGGGCACGACGAAGCAGGAATGCCGCCATAAGCTTCCGGGTGATGAACTGGTTCGCTCCCCCGCACTTCAGTCGACTGAGGGCGTGTGGATCGACGCACCGGTGGAGGCAGTCTGGCCATGGCTCACGCAACTGGGTCAGGACCGCGCCGGCTTCTACACCTTCGAGACCATCGAAAGCCTGCTGGGGCTCGAATTCCACGTTGACACCACCATTCATCCCGACTGGCAGCGGCTCTCGCCGGGCGACCCGGTACGCCTGGCGCCGCCCGGCTGGTTCGGACGGAAGTACGGGCTCGTGCTCACGGTATCGCGCATCGTCGAAAACCAGACGATCGTGCTCAGTGGAGCTCCGCCGGAATTCCCTTGGCACGCGGTGTGGTCATTCCACCTTGAGCCGCATTACGACGACCAATGCCGGCTACTGGTGCGCACCCGGGCAGGGCTCCGTCATCCGGGCCAGCTGTTCATCACCGAATTAGCCGGTCCAGCAGTTACTCTCACCGTGCGCGGGATGTTGTTGGGCATCAAGGACCGGGTGGAAACGGCACAGCGCGCCCACGAGAAACCTCGCACGGGTACCGCGCAAGGCGCGTGA
- the acsA gene encoding acetate--CoA ligase, protein MAAVIHKTARDCRVPPNLRDYEQTRLTFSWSEVPNLCEGMGPGGCNIGYAALDRHAQGPAATRTALRFVSAADWDHSLVSRNLSYRELGQLSRRFTNVLRALGIGKGGRVFTMMGRCPELYISVLGALRNGCVVSPLFSAFGPEPISTRINLGAADVLVTSAPIYHRRIAAIRDQLPSVKHILIVDIDHATEIPGTLDFWNRMADVDDDAPVCPTTADDPALLHFTSGTTGTPKGAIHVHGAVAMHFMTGLYALDLHPDDVFWCTADPGWVTGMSYGVIAPLLHGVTSIVDEAEFDAERWYRVLHDDDVTVWYTAPTAIRMLIKAGPELAAQYRFPHLRFIASVGEPLNPEAVWWAKRVLGLPIHDNWWQTETGGIMIANTPAFDIKPGSMGRPLPGVDAYLVRRNDDNTISVIDAPDTEGELALRPGWPSMFRGYLHEEARYRSCFADDFYLTGDLAKRDSDGYYWFVGRADDVIKSAGHLIGPFEVESVLTDHEAVAEAAVIGKPDPTVGEVVKAFVTLKDGVSGGEALQRELLGYARKRLGAAVAPKEIEFVDALPHTRSGKIMRRLLKARELGLPEGDTSAVEESQARQHHEVRQ, encoded by the coding sequence GTGGCCGCCGTCATCCACAAGACCGCTCGCGATTGCCGTGTCCCGCCCAATCTGCGCGACTACGAGCAGACGCGCCTCACTTTCTCCTGGTCTGAGGTACCGAACCTGTGCGAGGGCATGGGGCCGGGCGGCTGCAATATCGGCTATGCGGCGCTCGACCGGCACGCCCAGGGGCCGGCGGCAACACGCACCGCACTCCGGTTCGTTTCGGCCGCCGACTGGGATCATTCGTTGGTCAGCCGCAATCTGAGCTATCGCGAGCTGGGCCAGCTCTCGCGCCGATTCACCAACGTTCTTCGCGCACTGGGCATCGGCAAGGGCGGCCGAGTTTTCACCATGATGGGCCGATGCCCGGAGCTGTACATCTCCGTCTTGGGCGCCTTGCGAAACGGTTGCGTGGTGAGCCCGCTGTTCTCGGCATTTGGACCAGAACCGATCTCCACCCGGATCAACCTCGGTGCGGCCGACGTGCTCGTCACCAGCGCGCCCATCTATCACCGCAGGATCGCCGCCATCCGTGACCAGCTCCCGTCGGTGAAGCACATCCTCATCGTGGACATCGACCACGCCACGGAGATCCCTGGGACATTGGATTTCTGGAACCGAATGGCTGACGTCGACGACGATGCACCGGTCTGCCCCACCACCGCAGACGATCCGGCGCTGCTTCACTTCACCAGCGGCACTACAGGAACGCCCAAGGGGGCGATCCACGTTCACGGTGCGGTCGCCATGCACTTCATGACCGGGCTCTACGCGCTCGATCTGCACCCCGATGATGTGTTCTGGTGCACTGCCGATCCTGGCTGGGTCACCGGCATGTCCTACGGCGTGATCGCACCGCTGCTGCACGGGGTCACATCGATCGTCGACGAGGCTGAGTTCGATGCCGAACGTTGGTACCGCGTCCTGCACGACGACGACGTGACAGTCTGGTACACCGCGCCCACTGCAATACGCATGTTGATCAAGGCCGGGCCCGAACTCGCCGCGCAGTACCGATTTCCGCACCTGCGGTTCATCGCCAGCGTCGGCGAGCCGCTGAATCCCGAAGCTGTCTGGTGGGCAAAACGCGTGCTGGGTCTACCGATCCACGACAATTGGTGGCAGACCGAGACCGGCGGCATCATGATCGCGAACACGCCGGCCTTCGATATCAAGCCCGGCTCGATGGGCCGCCCGTTGCCGGGAGTGGACGCGTATCTGGTGCGCCGGAACGACGACAACACGATTTCGGTCATCGATGCCCCGGACACCGAGGGCGAGTTGGCCCTGCGCCCCGGCTGGCCGTCGATGTTCCGCGGCTACCTGCATGAGGAAGCGCGATACCGATCGTGTTTCGCCGACGACTTCTACCTCACCGGCGATCTGGCGAAGCGCGACTCTGACGGCTACTACTGGTTCGTCGGGCGCGCCGACGACGTGATCAAGTCCGCGGGCCATCTCATCGGGCCGTTCGAAGTGGAAAGCGTGCTGACCGACCACGAAGCGGTCGCCGAGGCTGCGGTGATCGGTAAACCAGATCCAACTGTCGGAGAAGTGGTGAAGGCGTTCGTGACGCTGAAAGACGGTGTCTCTGGCGGCGAGGCGCTGCAACGAGAGCTGCTCGGCTACGCCCGCAAGCGTCTCGGCGCCGCCGTGGCGCCCAAGGAAATCGAATTCGTCGATGCGCTGCCCCACACCCGCAGCGGCAAGATCATGCGACGTCTGCTCAAGGCCCGCGAATTGGGACTCCCCGAAGGTGACACCTCAGCCGTCGAGGAGTCGCAGGCTCGGCAGCACCACGAGGTGCGGCAGTGA
- the pdhA gene encoding pyruvate dehydrogenase (acetyl-transferring) E1 component subunit alpha, with translation MTPALLNHELTLGLLSDMVRVRRMEERCAELYGQTKIRGFLHLYVGQEAVAAGSLRALGPDDAVVATYREHAHALLRGIPMTAIMAEMFGKREGCSRGRGGSMHLFDAARRFYGGNAIVAAGLPLAVGLALADATQHGNRLTACYFGDGAVAEGAFHESLNMAALWQLPVLFCCENNLYAMGTALSRAQSQTDLTAKAASYRVPTLAVDGMDVTACHGAAREAAAHIRTEGGPFFVEFRTYRFRAHSMFDPELYRDKAEVEHWRTRDPISQFTATSLQDGTLAPDDVTAIEETAEREIDDAVAFAEAGTWEDVEDLERDVLTPESAR, from the coding sequence GTGACACCCGCTCTGCTCAACCACGAGCTCACACTGGGCCTGCTTTCGGACATGGTCCGCGTGCGCCGCATGGAGGAACGCTGCGCAGAACTGTATGGGCAGACCAAGATTCGCGGCTTCCTGCACCTGTATGTCGGCCAGGAGGCCGTCGCGGCCGGGTCGCTTCGCGCGCTGGGGCCTGACGACGCGGTAGTGGCCACCTATCGCGAGCATGCCCACGCGCTACTGCGAGGCATCCCGATGACGGCGATCATGGCCGAGATGTTCGGCAAGCGCGAAGGCTGCTCGCGCGGGCGCGGCGGGTCGATGCACCTCTTCGACGCCGCCAGGCGCTTCTACGGGGGCAACGCCATCGTCGCGGCCGGCCTGCCGCTCGCGGTGGGTCTGGCGCTGGCGGATGCCACGCAACATGGAAATCGGCTCACCGCTTGCTATTTCGGCGACGGAGCGGTCGCGGAGGGGGCCTTCCACGAATCGCTGAACATGGCCGCACTGTGGCAGTTACCGGTCTTGTTCTGTTGCGAGAACAACCTTTACGCGATGGGTACGGCGTTGTCGCGGGCGCAGTCGCAGACCGATCTCACCGCCAAGGCGGCGTCGTATCGGGTGCCGACACTGGCTGTCGACGGGATGGACGTCACCGCGTGCCATGGCGCCGCCCGGGAGGCCGCGGCACACATCCGCACCGAAGGCGGCCCATTCTTCGTCGAGTTCCGCACGTACCGGTTCCGTGCTCATTCGATGTTCGACCCCGAGCTGTATCGCGACAAGGCCGAAGTCGAGCACTGGCGCACACGTGATCCGATATCCCAGTTCACCGCCACCTCGCTGCAAGACGGCACGCTTGCCCCGGACGACGTCACCGCGATCGAGGAAACCGCTGAGCGCGAGATCGATGACGCCGTCGCGTTCGCCGAGGCTGGAACCTGGGAGGATGTCGAAGACCTTGAACGCGACGTGCTGACTCCGGAATCGGCCCGATGA
- a CDS encoding alpha-ketoacid dehydrogenase subunit beta, which translates to MKTAYRTAVHDALRDALLNDPRVVLMGEDVGRYGGTYAASKGLLDEFGPERVRDTPLSELGFVGVGIGAALGGLRPIVEIMTVNFSLLALDQIVNTAAALRHMSGGQFSVPLVVRMATGAGRQLAAQHSHSLECWYAHIPGITVLAPATVSDAYGMLGTALAAPDPVVIFEHVQLYNSSAEVDGLVPTDISRAAIRRAGSDVTVIAYGGTLPKALDAADTLTLDGFDCEVIDLRVLRPLDTDTIVASVRKTHRAVIVDEAWRSGSLAAEISARLMENAFFDLDAPVARVCSAEVPIPYAKHLEYATLPQPEAVVAAVKNLFGEQR; encoded by the coding sequence ATGAAGACCGCATACCGCACCGCAGTACACGATGCCCTTCGCGACGCCTTGCTCAATGACCCCCGCGTCGTGTTGATGGGCGAAGACGTCGGCCGATACGGCGGGACCTACGCGGCATCCAAGGGGCTGCTCGATGAATTCGGTCCCGAACGGGTTCGTGATACCCCGTTGTCAGAGCTGGGTTTCGTCGGAGTCGGCATCGGCGCGGCGCTGGGCGGTCTGCGTCCGATCGTCGAAATCATGACGGTGAACTTCAGCTTGCTCGCCCTGGACCAGATCGTCAATACCGCTGCGGCACTGCGGCATATGTCCGGCGGCCAGTTCTCGGTCCCGCTGGTTGTCCGAATGGCCACCGGAGCTGGACGTCAACTCGCGGCTCAACATTCCCACAGCCTGGAGTGCTGGTACGCCCATATTCCGGGCATCACGGTGCTCGCGCCGGCGACCGTGTCCGATGCGTACGGCATGCTGGGCACGGCGCTGGCCGCCCCGGATCCGGTGGTGATCTTCGAACACGTCCAGCTCTACAACAGTTCGGCCGAGGTCGATGGGCTGGTTCCGACCGATATTTCGCGCGCGGCGATACGCCGGGCCGGGTCCGACGTCACAGTGATCGCCTACGGCGGAACGCTGCCCAAGGCCCTCGACGCGGCCGACACCCTGACATTGGACGGTTTCGATTGTGAGGTAATCGATTTGCGGGTCCTGCGGCCGCTCGATACCGACACCATCGTTGCGTCTGTACGCAAGACGCATCGAGCGGTGATCGTCGACGAGGCTTGGCGCAGCGGCAGTTTGGCGGCCGAAATCAGCGCGCGTCTCATGGAGAACGCCTTCTTCGACCTCGACGCACCAGTTGCGCGGGTCTGCAGTGCCGAAGTGCCCATCCCCTACGCAAAACATCTCGAGTACGCGACGCTACCGCAGCCCGAAGCTGTCGTCGCCGCGGTGAAAAACCTCTTCGGTGAACAACGATGA
- a CDS encoding dihydrolipoamide acetyltransferase family protein: protein MIEFTMPSLGSDMDEGTLDEWLIKPGDMVTRGQVVAIVETSKAAVEIECWHEGTVGELLVPVGRTVRIGAPLATLLAPGEAPGQAVGTAAGQAVGTAVGTAAGEAPRQASPIPTGKTTAAGPPPAAVAPQRRRWVTPAARRLAATTGVDVDALTGTGPQGSITIGDVERAAVATQPKPKATAADRAAQMRTSIAAAMSRSKREIPHYYLAHEIVMDAALAWLTERNADRPITERVLPAVLQLKAVALAAARYHDFNGFWRCDTFEPAPGVHIGVAISLRSGGLVAPAIHDVGDTKLDDLMSNLSDLVARARAGSLRSSEMSDPTITVTNLGEQGVDTVFGVIYPPQVALVGFGRPAPRVRAVDGGIRIATTVHASLAADHRASDGHRGALFLSTINDLLQRPDLLDK, encoded by the coding sequence ATGATCGAGTTCACCATGCCATCGCTGGGCTCCGACATGGACGAGGGCACCCTCGACGAATGGCTGATCAAACCCGGAGACATGGTGACCCGGGGCCAGGTGGTGGCAATCGTGGAAACCTCCAAGGCCGCCGTCGAAATCGAATGCTGGCATGAGGGCACAGTCGGAGAACTGTTGGTCCCCGTCGGCCGCACCGTCCGCATCGGTGCGCCGCTGGCGACACTGCTGGCGCCCGGCGAGGCGCCCGGCCAGGCGGTCGGCACGGCGGCCGGCCAGGCGGTCGGCACGGCGGTCGGCACGGCGGCCGGCGAGGCACCAAGACAAGCGTCACCGATACCAACCGGCAAGACGACGGCCGCCGGGCCACCCCCGGCGGCCGTCGCACCCCAGCGGCGCCGGTGGGTGACTCCCGCTGCCCGTCGCCTCGCGGCGACGACAGGTGTCGACGTCGACGCCCTGACGGGTACGGGACCGCAGGGATCGATCACCATTGGCGACGTCGAGCGGGCGGCAGTGGCGACGCAGCCGAAACCGAAGGCGACCGCCGCCGACCGTGCCGCCCAGATGCGGACATCCATTGCAGCCGCGATGAGCCGGTCGAAGCGGGAGATTCCGCACTACTACCTCGCCCACGAGATCGTCATGGACGCGGCCCTCGCCTGGTTGACCGAACGCAACGCCGACAGGCCGATCACCGAACGGGTGTTGCCCGCGGTGCTGCAGTTGAAGGCGGTTGCCCTTGCCGCCGCGCGCTACCACGATTTCAACGGCTTCTGGCGGTGCGATACGTTCGAACCTGCCCCCGGCGTCCACATCGGGGTCGCGATCTCCCTACGCAGTGGCGGCTTGGTCGCACCCGCCATCCATGACGTCGGCGATACGAAGCTCGACGACCTGATGAGCAACCTGTCGGATCTGGTGGCCCGCGCCCGCGCGGGATCGCTGCGCAGTTCGGAGATGTCGGACCCAACCATCACGGTCACCAACCTCGGCGAGCAAGGGGTCGACACCGTTTTCGGCGTGATCTATCCACCGCAAGTGGCGCTGGTCGGGTTCGGCAGGCCGGCACCACGAGTTCGCGCCGTCGACGGTGGGATACGCATCGCCACGACGGTGCATGCCTCACTCGCAGCCGACCACCGGGCGAGCGACGGACACCGCGGCGCGCTCTTCCTCAGCACGATCAACGACCTGCTGCAACGCCCTGACCTCTTGGACAAGTGA
- a CDS encoding acyl carrier protein, translated as MSDNDIRGEVLSILTAIAPEVDPGDIRDEQPLRDQVDLDSMDWLNFLVGIHKQLRVDIPEKDYSSLRTLDDVVRYLNQHAVQGKLT; from the coding sequence ATGAGCGACAACGACATTCGCGGGGAAGTTCTCTCGATCTTGACCGCGATCGCTCCCGAGGTGGACCCGGGCGATATCCGGGACGAGCAGCCGCTCCGGGACCAGGTGGATCTCGATTCCATGGATTGGCTGAACTTTCTGGTCGGCATCCACAAACAACTCCGCGTGGATATCCCCGAAAAGGACTATTCGTCCCTGCGCACCCTGGACGACGTGGTGCGCTACCTCAATCAGCATGCAGTGCAAGGCAAATTGACGTAA
- a CDS encoding cyclopropane mycolic acid synthase family methyltransferase — MASKLTPHFADVQAHYDLSDDFFRLFLDPSQTYSCAYFERDDMTLEQAQTAKIDLALGKLGLAPGMTLLDIGCGWGAAMRRAVENHDVNVIGLTLSKNQATHVEQLLDGMNTTRSRRVLLQGWEQFDEPVDRIVSIGAFEHFGHDRYPAFFRMAYDALPPDGVMLLHTICGIEAGQAAALGIPLTFELARFVKFILTEIFPGGRLPSISMVHEHATAAGFRVTRVQSLQPHYATTLDHWAEALETHRDEAIAIQSVEVYDRYMKYLTGCADMFRLRQVDVNQFTLQK; from the coding sequence ATGGCAAGCAAACTCACCCCGCATTTCGCGGACGTCCAGGCGCACTACGACCTCTCGGACGACTTCTTCCGGCTCTTCCTCGACCCCAGCCAGACCTACAGCTGCGCATACTTCGAGCGCGACGACATGACCCTGGAACAGGCCCAAACGGCCAAGATCGATCTAGCCCTCGGAAAACTGGGCCTAGCACCCGGCATGACACTGCTCGATATCGGCTGCGGCTGGGGCGCAGCCATGCGCCGCGCCGTCGAAAACCACGACGTGAACGTCATCGGGCTGACACTGTCCAAGAACCAGGCCACGCATGTAGAACAGCTGCTCGACGGCATGAACACCACACGCTCGCGCCGCGTCCTGCTACAGGGCTGGGAACAGTTCGACGAACCCGTCGACCGCATCGTGTCCATCGGCGCCTTCGAACACTTCGGCCACGACCGCTACCCCGCCTTCTTCCGCATGGCCTACGACGCCCTACCGCCGGACGGCGTCATGCTGCTACACACCATCTGCGGTATCGAAGCGGGTCAAGCCGCGGCACTGGGCATACCTCTGACGTTCGAGTTGGCGAGGTTCGTGAAGTTCATTCTCACCGAGATCTTCCCCGGCGGCCGGCTGCCATCCATCTCGATGGTTCACGAGCACGCTACGGCGGCGGGGTTCCGGGTGACCCGGGTGCAATCCCTGCAACCCCACTACGCCACAACCCTGGACCACTGGGCAGAAGCGCTCGAAACACACCGCGACGAAGCAATCGCTATCCAATCAGTCGAGGTCTACGACCGCTACATGAAATACCTGACCGGCTGCGCCGACATGTTCCGGCTCAGACAAGTCGACGTCAACCAATTCACCCTGCAGAAGTAA
- a CDS encoding cyclopropane mycolic acid synthase family methyltransferase, with translation MSPGSQDEMRPHFEEVQAHYDLSDDFFALFQDPSRTYSCAYFEPETLSLEQAQIAKIDLNLDKLDLKPGMTLLDIGCGWGATAKRAVEKYDVNVIGLTLSKNQQAFTQQLLDSIDTDRTHRVLLHGWEEFDEPVDRIVSIEAFEHFGFDRYPDFFKNCFEILPEDGRMAIQSSVGFHPYQLNADGKKVTFETARFIKFIVTEIFPGGRIPTTDMMIEHGERAGFVVPEAISLRSHYIRTLHMWGNALEANRQRAVDVQSEEVYQRFMKYLRGCERYFTEGLLDVTLATYCKTRG, from the coding sequence ATGTCACCTGGTTCTCAAGACGAAATGCGACCGCATTTCGAGGAAGTTCAAGCGCATTACGACCTGTCGGACGATTTCTTCGCCCTTTTCCAAGACCCGTCGCGGACCTACAGCTGCGCCTACTTCGAACCCGAAACCCTGTCACTCGAACAGGCGCAGATCGCGAAGATCGACCTCAACCTCGACAAGCTCGACCTCAAACCTGGCATGACGTTGTTGGACATCGGCTGTGGTTGGGGTGCCACCGCCAAGCGTGCCGTCGAGAAGTACGACGTCAATGTCATCGGACTCACGCTGTCAAAGAACCAGCAGGCCTTCACCCAACAGCTCCTCGACAGCATCGACACAGACCGGACTCACCGGGTGCTGCTGCACGGGTGGGAAGAGTTCGACGAACCCGTCGACCGGATCGTGTCCATCGAAGCCTTCGAGCACTTCGGTTTCGACCGCTATCCGGATTTCTTCAAGAACTGCTTCGAAATCCTTCCGGAGGACGGCCGCATGGCCATACAGAGCAGCGTCGGCTTCCATCCGTATCAGTTGAACGCGGACGGCAAGAAAGTTACGTTCGAAACCGCGCGCTTCATCAAGTTCATTGTCACCGAAATCTTCCCGGGTGGGCGAATTCCGACTACGGACATGATGATCGAGCACGGCGAACGGGCCGGATTCGTTGTCCCCGAGGCGATATCACTGCGATCCCACTACATCCGGACATTGCACATGTGGGGCAACGCACTGGAGGCCAACCGCCAGCGGGCCGTCGACGTCCAATCGGAAGAGGTCTATCAGCGTTTCATGAAGTACCTGCGCGGTTGTGAGCGTTACTTCACCGAAGGGCTGCTCGACGTCACCCTCGCCACTTACTGCAAGACGCGCGGTTAG
- a CDS encoding NAD(P)/FAD-dependent oxidoreductase encodes MTSRYDVVVVGGGPAGAAAAWQATQAGARVVVFDKAQFPRDKPCGDGLTPRAVSFIQKMGLAEEVAKFHRVDRATVYSPSRWDLAFPDRPGMPDHGHVARRLELDLMLLDRAEFCGAEVRRGTEVVAPIVDEHGRASGVVLKSGERVFADAVIATDGAHSPIKRALGLSSRHSGGYSAIAIRAEMTANRPDADSLDVHLQLRFRGDQLPGYGWVFPLGGGRVNVGLGYVNSYKNWRQINATQLLSEFLAGLPADWELPTIGELRKTKAVQAWRLPMGFTAWPPWRPGVLFAGDALGAARPASGAGISKALQSGLAAGECAVAALINGGPDDFTNYAQRVQEAWGKEYRRGRRFHRLVGMPAVANAGVHALDALSNPSIRARLLFWEKWATP; translated from the coding sequence ATGACGAGCCGGTACGACGTGGTAGTTGTGGGCGGCGGCCCGGCCGGGGCTGCCGCCGCGTGGCAGGCGACGCAGGCCGGCGCCCGGGTGGTGGTGTTCGACAAGGCGCAGTTTCCGCGTGACAAGCCGTGTGGCGACGGCTTGACGCCGCGGGCGGTCAGCTTCATCCAGAAGATGGGGTTGGCCGAGGAGGTCGCCAAGTTCCACCGGGTCGATCGCGCCACCGTCTATAGCCCGAGCCGATGGGATCTGGCGTTCCCGGACCGCCCGGGGATGCCCGATCACGGGCACGTCGCACGGCGTCTGGAGCTGGACCTGATGCTGCTTGATCGCGCGGAATTCTGCGGCGCCGAGGTACGCCGCGGCACCGAAGTCGTGGCGCCCATCGTCGACGAACACGGCCGGGCCAGCGGCGTCGTTCTCAAGAGCGGCGAACGGGTTTTCGCTGATGCAGTGATAGCCACCGACGGTGCTCATTCGCCGATCAAGCGGGCGCTGGGCCTGTCCTCGCGTCACAGCGGCGGCTACTCCGCCATCGCGATCCGCGCCGAGATGACTGCCAATCGCCCGGACGCCGATTCGCTCGACGTTCATTTGCAGTTGAGATTCCGTGGTGATCAATTGCCCGGTTACGGCTGGGTGTTCCCACTGGGCGGTGGCCGAGTCAACGTCGGGCTGGGATATGTCAACAGCTACAAGAATTGGCGGCAGATCAACGCGACGCAGCTGCTCAGCGAGTTCCTCGCCGGCCTGCCTGCCGACTGGGAGCTGCCGACGATCGGCGAATTGAGGAAAACGAAAGCGGTGCAGGCGTGGCGGCTGCCCATGGGCTTTACCGCGTGGCCGCCCTGGCGGCCGGGCGTCCTGTTCGCGGGCGACGCGCTCGGCGCCGCCCGGCCTGCGTCAGGCGCGGGAATATCGAAAGCCCTGCAATCCGGGCTGGCCGCCGGTGAATGTGCTGTTGCGGCGCTGATCAATGGTGGCCCCGACGACTTCACCAACTATGCCCAGCGAGTACAGGAGGCCTGGGGCAAGGAATACCGACGCGGGCGAAGGTTCCATCGATTGGTCGGTATGCCAGCTGTCGCAAACGCGGGTGTACATGCGCTCGACGCTCTGAGCAACCCGTCGATTCGCGCGCGGCTGCTGTTCTGGGAGAAGTGGGCCACTCCCTAG